One genomic region from Clostridium saccharobutylicum DSM 13864 encodes:
- a CDS encoding Ig-like domain-containing protein, with translation MKNLKYYIHKIALVFFMALIFGVSGNINAKAEDISNKYINAVPIMTSNTGPSGIASCDDNWNNTQAYKAFDGVNSYYYNSSYHAWGTHNTKGKLSYEFPQKKVISAYALDYNHSSLTERPKEWTFEGWDGSKWVVLDSRTVTDWQDIDKRIFEINNTTAYTKYQINIASNNGATSYTVNLSIDELELLEKTNNSSISLDKLSMNLNVGESQQLTATTTPASVGVTWSSSDTSVATVDSTGKVTGVKEGQAIITATTADGLTATCTATVTNTSGTSGGNTTPTNSTDNTGGTSTGTDETSTIVNIAHAKGDNTNNAGGEVSIIFHGTADTTLSVVKTADVKEVWVGDKFIYTIVVTNTGSKTAKAVVVNDTAPNHIQFIPSGITTTQGTVDSTSTPSNIVVNVGDIPPSGTVTIKVPVNVVL, from the coding sequence ATGAAAAATTTAAAATATTATATACATAAAATTGCATTAGTGTTTTTCATGGCCTTGATATTTGGAGTTTCAGGAAATATTAATGCTAAGGCAGAAGACATATCAAATAAGTATATAAACGCAGTGCCTATAATGACAAGTAATACAGGTCCTTCTGGAATAGCAAGTTGTGATGACAACTGGAATAATACACAAGCATATAAAGCTTTTGATGGAGTTAATAGTTATTATTATAATAGTTCTTATCATGCGTGGGGAACTCACAATACTAAAGGGAAACTAAGCTATGAATTTCCACAAAAGAAAGTTATTTCAGCATATGCATTAGACTATAATCATTCATCTTTAACTGAAAGACCAAAAGAATGGACATTTGAAGGTTGGGATGGAAGTAAATGGGTTGTTTTGGATAGTAGAACTGTTACAGATTGGCAAGATATAGATAAAAGAATTTTTGAAATAAACAATACTACTGCATATACAAAATATCAAATTAATATAGCGAGTAATAACGGAGCTACCTCGTATACTGTTAATTTATCTATAGATGAATTAGAATTATTAGAGAAAACAAATAATTCTAGTATTTCATTAGATAAATTATCAATGAATTTAAATGTAGGTGAATCACAACAATTAACAGCAACTACAACTCCAGCATCTGTAGGAGTAACATGGTCTTCAAGTGATACTTCTGTAGCAACAGTAGATTCAACTGGTAAAGTTACAGGAGTAAAAGAAGGACAAGCAATAATTACAGCTACAACTGCTGATGGTTTAACTGCAACATGTACTGCAACAGTAACGAACACATCAGGCACTAGTGGTGGAAATACTACACCAACTAATTCAACAGATAATACTGGTGGAACATCTACAGGAACAGATGAAACAAGCACTATAGTTAATATTGCTCATGCAAAAGGTGATAATACCAATAATGCTGGTGGCGAGGTTTCAATTATATTTCACGGAACAGCTGATACTACATTAAGTGTTGTAAAAACAGCAGATGTGAAAGAAGTATGGGTAGGGGATAAGTTTATTTATACTATAGTAGTTACTAACACTGGTTCAAAAACAGCAAAGGCAGTAGTTGTAAATGATACCGCTCCAAATCATATTCAATTTATACCTAGTGGAATAACAACAACTCAAGGTACAGTTGATTCAACTTCAACACCTTCAAATATTGTAGTTAATGTTGGTGATATTCCACCTTCAGGAACAGTTACAATTAAAGTACCTGTAAATGTAGTTCTTTAG
- a CDS encoding YmfQ family protein produces the protein MNYATTQYGLAQYAENTPNSTDIEKYFVDLNKYVPPIIYKNMKAIYDAQGAQLGSIYYYMNDLINQCFIDTATWGLTYWEEEYGIETNLNYSYEERREIVKAKMRGQGTTTKKMLKITAEAFSGGEVNIIEENANYSFIVQFVGVKGIPCNMQAFINMLEDIKPAHLAYSFKYTYTNWDYLDSKNLAYNNAENIKWDDLEIYN, from the coding sequence ATGAATTATGCAACAACACAATATGGATTAGCACAGTATGCTGAAAATACTCCAAATTCAACAGACATAGAAAAGTATTTTGTTGATTTAAATAAATATGTACCACCAATTATATATAAAAATATGAAAGCTATCTATGATGCACAAGGTGCTCAATTAGGTAGCATTTATTATTATATGAATGATTTAATAAATCAATGCTTTATTGACACTGCGACATGGGGATTAACCTACTGGGAAGAAGAATATGGAATAGAAACTAATCTGAATTATTCATATGAAGAGCGTAGAGAAATAGTTAAAGCTAAAATGAGAGGGCAAGGAACAACTACTAAAAAGATGCTAAAGATTACAGCAGAAGCTTTTAGTGGTGGTGAAGTAAACATAATAGAAGAGAATGCAAACTATTCTTTTATAGTTCAATTTGTAGGGGTTAAAGGGATTCCATGTAACATGCAAGCGTTTATTAACATGTTGGAAGATATTAAGCCAGCACATCTTGCTTATAGCTTTAAATACACATATACAAACTGGGATTACTTAGATAGTAAAAATTTAGCTTATAATAATGCTGAAAATATTAAATGGGATGACTTAGAAATATACAATTAA
- a CDS encoding baseplate J/gp47 family protein: MYFKAANQYYKEMTSTLNDVDTSKHSLIYNSLMPTSYEMSYQSMMLDEIVKQVFAKTALENGYGKFFERRCLEQGIERKQVTIATTDSFKIIGIKGSTLPKGAIVGTSLGITYTTDSATTLNDSGVGYCSITATGQGSKYNCSVGGGH; encoded by the coding sequence ATGTACTTTAAAGCAGCTAATCAATATTATAAAGAAATGACAAGTACTTTGAATGATGTTGATACTAGCAAACATAGTTTAATTTATAATTCACTGATGCCAACTAGTTATGAAATGAGTTATCAAAGTATGATGCTAGATGAAATTGTAAAACAAGTTTTTGCTAAAACAGCTTTAGAAAATGGTTATGGTAAATTTTTTGAAAGAAGATGTTTAGAGCAAGGAATAGAGAGAAAACAGGTAACTATTGCAACAACTGATAGTTTTAAGATTATTGGAATTAAAGGAAGTACACTACCAAAGGGAGCTATTGTTGGCACATCTTTAGGGATAACTTATACTACAGATTCAGCTACAACATTAAATGATAGTGGAGTGGGATATTGTAGCATAACGGCTACAGGACAAGGAAGTAAATATAATTGTAGTGTTGGAGGAGGCCACTGA
- a CDS encoding DUF2634 domain-containing protein: MSSIFPMDYGSGSSSLTSTSATSTVKLLKEYAIDFETGAPLIDETGKFTIVEGLEAVKVRCWLALNIRRGRWFIYMDVGNKLKDLTGKDYNYVSLNIQTILEEALIDGIYITGIGEIIVTQKDDDFNVEFTVISIYGSYITNTDIRKGR, encoded by the coding sequence TTGAGTAGTATTTTCCCTATGGATTATGGTTCTGGAAGTAGTAGTTTAACATCTACATCAGCAACTTCAACAGTAAAATTATTAAAAGAATATGCTATAGATTTTGAAACAGGAGCGCCTTTAATTGATGAAACAGGAAAATTTACAATAGTAGAAGGTTTAGAAGCTGTAAAAGTACGATGTTGGTTAGCTTTAAATATTAGACGTGGTAGATGGTTTATATATATGGATGTAGGCAATAAGTTGAAAGATTTAACAGGAAAAGATTATAACTATGTAAGTCTAAATATACAAACTATTTTAGAAGAAGCACTTATTGATGGAATATATATTACTGGTATAGGAGAGATAATAGTAACACAGAAAGATGATGATTTTAATGTTGAATTTACTGTAATAAGTATATATGGATCATATATAACTAACACTGATATTAGGAAAGGCAGGTGA
- a CDS encoding DUF2577 family protein, with amino-acid sequence MLKWEEGMFQHIEKASNEYIDIKEDEIGTIISINPLQISVGGLPLTKDNIYINPTLLEHTMGFATLTGTIGDSQTTISNGSILFKSVLKEKDLVVLRELKNGKYLVRCKVVGGGSIE; translated from the coding sequence TTGCTTAAGTGGGAAGAAGGAATGTTTCAACATATAGAAAAGGCTTCTAATGAGTATATTGATATAAAAGAGGACGAGATAGGCACAATTATTTCAATAAATCCGTTGCAGATTTCAGTTGGTGGCCTACCTTTAACAAAAGATAATATATATATAAATCCAACTTTATTGGAGCATACAATGGGATTTGCTACTTTAACAGGAACTATTGGAGATAGCCAAACAACTATTTCTAATGGTTCTATTTTATTTAAATCAGTTTTAAAAGAAAAAGATTTAGTTGTTTTAAGAGAATTGAAAAACGGAAAATATTTAGTTAGATGCAAGGTGGTTGGAGGTGGTTCTATTGAGTAG
- a CDS encoding XkdQ/YqbQ family protein, with protein MKDILLRRTKWDTGSQRNITDNCISVKLSNSFKQISAELEVDIIYNEYTMGQGMELGDTVELFYKNELIFKGKIVDTDDKVKGSVMKFTAYDYSWWICKSNITKNFTSVSVDEAIREILYDIGAFYDVSDGLGDGGKIVLKNHLVKDKPVHKVLYTIFSEATKNTGKYYYMHMNPEGLITVTEADKYYSKRAIKYHTLNAYGRIDGNVIDAEITESMQNMITQIAVFDEKGEKVKMYADDEKGDTVNMVSGNIDINRFGIIQDTMTMSSDDTNVSMMTKAQNKLTEKATPETTVTVTCWGDMNYKVAYGVLLEMPNRKKYDNVFMYIIDSEWTWNKDDSFISKLGLAPSNKHELYEWSDIEEKQASTSNNGKDGTSSDLCNRIIAELKKWIGTPYYFSCKDPYNYPGMDCSGYVSFVYNQFSSELDINSSNGQLDSYTVTMMEQGKDVTSDFPDNLKECDIIFPHSQHVIAYIGDGQTIEEPKTGDVCKIAPLREKVLKVIRVVPDSAWTTTTDNGSGGDTTGTFSGGVSDQLVEFIKGWEGYYSTAYDDGGGVMTIGYGTTDPSKVAQGTCTESEATEWLKNEINDKASELKSHLESASISLTQNQYDACADFCYNAGFGGLQKSGLWDFAIGKTSKSSSEAWNVYLHDAKGHYLVGLKKRRDAEQAIWDSADYSGRP; from the coding sequence ATGAAAGATATTCTTTTAAGACGTACAAAGTGGGATACTGGAAGTCAAAGAAATATTACAGATAATTGTATTAGCGTAAAACTTTCTAATTCATTTAAACAAATTTCGGCAGAACTTGAAGTAGACATAATATACAACGAGTACACTATGGGTCAGGGAATGGAACTTGGAGACACAGTTGAATTATTCTATAAAAATGAGTTGATATTTAAAGGCAAAATCGTAGATACTGATGATAAAGTAAAAGGTTCAGTTATGAAATTTACAGCATATGATTATTCATGGTGGATTTGCAAAAGCAATATAACTAAGAATTTTACAAGTGTATCTGTAGATGAAGCTATAAGAGAAATACTTTATGATATAGGAGCTTTTTACGATGTTAGTGATGGACTAGGCGATGGTGGTAAAATAGTTCTTAAAAACCATTTAGTTAAAGATAAACCAGTACATAAAGTTTTATATACTATATTTTCAGAAGCGACTAAAAATACTGGTAAATACTATTATATGCACATGAACCCCGAAGGTTTAATTACTGTGACAGAAGCAGACAAGTATTACTCTAAACGAGCAATTAAATATCATACTTTAAATGCTTACGGTAGGATAGATGGTAATGTAATAGATGCCGAAATCACAGAATCTATGCAGAACATGATAACCCAAATAGCTGTTTTTGATGAAAAAGGTGAAAAGGTCAAAATGTATGCAGATGATGAAAAAGGCGATACAGTAAACATGGTAAGTGGTAATATTGATATTAATAGGTTCGGAATAATCCAAGATACTATGACAATGAGTTCAGATGATACTAATGTTAGTATGATGACGAAAGCACAAAACAAACTAACTGAAAAAGCTACTCCAGAAACAACTGTTACAGTTACTTGTTGGGGTGACATGAATTACAAAGTTGCTTATGGTGTTTTATTAGAAATGCCTAACAGAAAGAAATATGACAATGTATTTATGTACATAATTGATTCAGAATGGACATGGAATAAAGATGATAGTTTTATATCTAAATTAGGATTAGCACCTTCTAATAAGCATGAATTATATGAGTGGTCAGATATTGAAGAAAAACAAGCATCAACATCTAATAATGGTAAAGATGGAACTTCTAGTGATTTATGTAATAGAATAATCGCAGAGTTAAAGAAATGGATAGGAACTCCATATTATTTTAGTTGTAAAGACCCTTACAATTATCCTGGTATGGATTGTAGTGGGTATGTATCTTTTGTTTACAATCAATTTTCTAGTGAATTGGATATAAATTCATCTAATGGTCAACTTGATAGTTACACAGTTACTATGATGGAACAAGGAAAAGATGTAACAAGTGATTTTCCTGATAATCTTAAAGAATGTGATATTATATTTCCGCATTCACAACATGTTATTGCATATATAGGAGATGGACAAACAATTGAAGAACCTAAAACGGGTGATGTATGTAAGATAGCACCATTAAGAGAAAAAGTGTTAAAAGTTATAAGAGTTGTTCCGGATAGTGCATGGACAACTACTACTGATAATGGAAGTGGCGGAGATACTACGGGAACATTTAGTGGCGGAGTAAGTGATCAACTAGTAGAATTTATAAAAGGTTGGGAAGGATATTACAGCACTGCTTATGATGATGGTGGCGGAGTAATGACTATAGGTTATGGTACAACAGATCCTTCAAAAGTTGCACAGGGTACATGTACAGAAAGTGAAGCTACCGAGTGGCTGAAAAATGAAATAAATGATAAAGCAAGTGAACTAAAATCTCATTTGGAAAGTGCAAGCATTTCTCTAACTCAAAATCAATACGATGCATGTGCTGATTTCTGTTATAATGCAGGATTCGGAGGACTTCAGAAGAGTGGTCTTTGGGACTTTGCTATTGGTAAAACTAGTAAGTCATCAAGTGAAGCATGGAATGTATATTTGCATGATGCAAAAGGACATTATTTAGTAGGATTAAAAAAGAGAAGAGATGCAGAACAAGCTATTTGGGATAGCGCAGATTATAGTGGTAGACCATAG
- a CDS encoding LysM peptidoglycan-binding domain-containing protein, with the protein MGSLSDNIVDTQNQGGSISGTVKIEGIAGGNRRKLCLVEENVFQIVFRVTPTLDWNESLSTTSQDLYGYGEVDTGETAKLTTVTLEGFFPNLGNGYDFLIEHNTPEFYMNKIEEWMFDFKVLLLKYKTDSTLMRSMYCKITDFIHKEKPNRDMAFTLKLRQHLDLETSLTESSENDLSSSAIKSYGSSVYYVGDDDTLISIAIKLYGDSTMWSYLMQKNNLENPLSITPGQALNI; encoded by the coding sequence TTGGGAAGTTTAAGTGATAATATAGTTGATACTCAAAATCAAGGAGGTTCTATAAGTGGAACTGTAAAGATTGAAGGTATAGCAGGTGGCAACAGAAGAAAATTATGTTTGGTAGAAGAAAATGTATTTCAAATAGTTTTCCGAGTAACTCCAACTTTAGATTGGAATGAATCTTTAAGCACAACTTCACAAGATTTATACGGATATGGTGAAGTAGATACAGGCGAAACAGCTAAATTAACAACCGTAACATTAGAAGGCTTTTTTCCAAACCTTGGGAATGGATATGATTTTCTTATAGAACATAATACACCTGAATTTTATATGAATAAAATTGAAGAATGGATGTTTGATTTCAAAGTATTATTACTAAAATATAAAACAGATTCAACTTTAATGAGGTCTATGTATTGTAAAATAACAGATTTCATACACAAAGAAAAACCCAATAGGGATATGGCTTTCACACTGAAATTAAGGCAACATTTAGATCTAGAAACTTCACTTACTGAATCTAGTGAAAATGATTTAAGTTCAAGTGCAATAAAGTCTTATGGCTCATCTGTTTACTATGTAGGGGACGACGATACGTTAATATCTATAGCAATAAAATTATATGGTGATTCTACAATGTGGTCATATTTGATGCAAAAAAATAATTTAGAAAATCCGCTGTCTATTACACCTGGACAGGCATTAAATATATAG
- a CDS encoding phage XkdN-like protein, whose translation MITAEMLLENKKVIEEGTAEKEDVITLSRLEKVLGDGEIKIKSLSVNKIQNITKMNAKDEYKITLTIVQNAVTNIPLKDKEFQKQLGCKINSTDIVEKIFLPREVKAISEKVAILSGISADKNEEIIKKIKNSSSKETKISE comes from the coding sequence ATGATTACAGCAGAAATGTTATTAGAAAATAAAAAGGTTATAGAAGAAGGAACAGCAGAAAAGGAAGATGTTATAACTTTAAGTAGATTAGAAAAAGTATTAGGCGATGGTGAAATAAAAATAAAATCATTGAGTGTTAATAAGATTCAAAACATTACTAAAATGAACGCAAAGGATGAATATAAAATCACATTAACTATAGTTCAAAATGCGGTTACAAATATACCACTTAAAGATAAGGAATTTCAAAAACAATTAGGCTGTAAAATAAATTCGACTGATATAGTCGAAAAAATATTCTTGCCTAGAGAAGTTAAAGCTATTTCAGAAAAAGTTGCAATTTTAAGTGGAATTTCAGCAGATAAGAATGAAGAAATAATTAAAAAGATAAAAAACTCATCATCCAAGGAGACGAAGATTTCAGAATGA
- a CDS encoding phage tail tube protein yields MEKFDASQVLNGKNLELWVNSDKMAEVKSVKTDTELQTEKVPIAGQLGEDEITIGASGTGTLVLHKTVDGFGPDINASLKAGKAYKFDLISELTNEIVESERVMIENCKVKKYSPINADIAKAAT; encoded by the coding sequence ATGGAAAAGTTTGATGCGAGTCAAGTTCTTAATGGTAAGAATTTAGAGCTGTGGGTAAACTCTGATAAAATGGCTGAAGTTAAATCAGTCAAAACAGATACAGAACTTCAAACAGAAAAAGTTCCTATTGCTGGACAGTTAGGAGAAGATGAAATTACTATAGGTGCTTCTGGTACTGGAACTTTAGTGCTACATAAAACAGTCGATGGATTTGGACCAGATATAAATGCTTCCTTAAAAGCAGGAAAAGCTTATAAATTTGACTTGATTTCAGAATTAACAAATGAAATTGTCGAAAGCGAAAGAGTCATGATAGAAAACTGCAAAGTAAAAAAATATAGTCCAATAAATGCAGATATAGCAAAGGCTGCAACTTAG
- a CDS encoding phage tail sheath C-terminal domain-containing protein — MSDTRVSITLKALAENAKSRSSRGIVCLVLDEPNVVGLHTYSRLKAVNDNYSDANKAMITRCFSGHGVKLLRVVCYNSAANTPQTIETALTLLNNVKFNYLACPTANSDDKKMLIANFIKDQRKNNNILVKAVLNNYVGDYEGIINWINKKVAMSAGTVYTGLEYTVDVACDAATCSLESSLTNKVLEGVESVDDVGEDLDVLKDSGKFFAYYDNDLEAVVYYTAVNSKTTVGENEKASMKKIRVMDILDMMRDDQKVAFKTTYQGKVDNSYSNKKLLISAYNTYLRGLIKQGAISAGNALLDTDSIAQYVEKNKSIDTSGLKDEEINALDTDEEVFATETVGVLDAMEKLNLAINF; from the coding sequence TTGAGTGATACAAGAGTTAGTATAACCCTTAAGGCATTAGCAGAAAATGCAAAAAGTAGAAGTTCTAGAGGTATAGTTTGTCTTGTATTAGATGAACCTAACGTAGTAGGCTTACATACTTACTCAAGGCTTAAGGCAGTTAATGATAACTACTCAGACGCAAATAAAGCAATGATAACTAGATGCTTTAGTGGTCATGGGGTAAAGTTATTAAGAGTAGTTTGTTATAATTCCGCAGCTAATACACCTCAAACAATTGAAACAGCATTAACATTGCTTAATAATGTTAAATTTAACTATTTAGCATGTCCTACAGCTAATAGTGATGATAAAAAAATGTTAATTGCTAATTTCATCAAAGATCAAAGAAAAAACAACAACATATTAGTTAAAGCAGTTTTAAATAACTATGTAGGAGATTATGAAGGAATTATAAATTGGATTAATAAGAAAGTTGCCATGTCAGCAGGAACGGTATATACAGGATTAGAATACACAGTAGATGTTGCATGTGATGCTGCTACCTGTAGTTTAGAAAGTTCTCTGACTAATAAAGTATTAGAAGGTGTTGAGTCGGTTGATGATGTTGGTGAAGATCTAGATGTATTGAAAGATTCAGGTAAATTCTTTGCTTATTACGATAATGATTTAGAAGCTGTTGTGTATTATACAGCAGTAAATTCTAAAACAACTGTTGGAGAAAATGAAAAAGCTTCTATGAAAAAGATAAGAGTTATGGATATTTTAGATATGATGAGAGATGACCAAAAGGTAGCATTTAAGACAACTTATCAAGGAAAGGTTGATAATTCTTATTCAAATAAAAAATTATTAATTTCAGCTTATAACACTTATTTAAGGGGACTTATAAAGCAAGGAGCAATAAGTGCAGGAAATGCCCTATTAGATACTGATTCTATAGCTCAATATGTAGAAAAAAATAAATCAATTGATACATCGGGGCTAAAGGATGAGGAAATAAATGCATTAGATACAGATGAAGAAGTATTTGCAACAGAAACTGTTGGTGTACTTGATGCCATGGAGAAATTAAATTTAGCGATAAATTTTTAA
- a CDS encoding phage tail terminator family protein translates to MYTVTKLLKDNFPTYDLIIDEEEQGEEITKPTFFITVSNLSSNSFREYQEETDNIDIAYTDAIVKQEDILILKDKLKKIFDLSLLIGKRKLVLGTKTFNKKDDFLTLTIPLNYLNNKADENINPNDSYTKLMEILNLNIKESE, encoded by the coding sequence TTGTATACAGTTACTAAGTTGCTAAAAGATAATTTTCCAACTTATGACCTTATAATAGATGAAGAAGAACAAGGCGAAGAAATCACTAAGCCTACCTTTTTTATTACTGTGAGTAATTTGAGTTCTAATTCATTTAGAGAGTATCAAGAGGAAACAGATAATATTGACATAGCTTATACAGATGCAATAGTAAAACAAGAAGATATATTGATTCTTAAAGACAAATTGAAAAAAATATTCGATTTGTCTTTATTAATTGGTAAAAGGAAACTAGTTTTAGGAACAAAAACATTTAATAAAAAGGATGATTTTTTGACTTTAACAATACCTTTAAATTACTTAAATAATAAAGCAGATGAAAATATTAATCCTAACGATTCTTATACAAAATTAATGGAAATATTAAATTTAAATATAAAGGAGAGTGAATAA
- a CDS encoding HK97 gp10 family phage protein, with product MLSFEEMIKEAQKAIEQVNNIIVEEMETNATECVGETQARTPVKTGNLRRSMTHDEVQKNGDTFKVNIGSALEYSEAVEDGHKQKVGQYVPAIKKRLVKPFIQGKHMIRDSVQLQQPKMIEDIKKRIEEEV from the coding sequence ATGCTTAGTTTTGAAGAAATGATAAAAGAAGCACAAAAAGCAATTGAACAAGTAAATAATATTATAGTTGAAGAAATGGAAACTAATGCTACTGAATGTGTAGGGGAAACACAGGCTAGAACGCCAGTTAAAACAGGAAATTTAAGGCGTTCAATGACACATGATGAAGTTCAAAAGAATGGAGATACTTTTAAGGTCAATATAGGAAGTGCTTTAGAATATTCTGAAGCGGTTGAAGATGGTCACAAACAAAAAGTAGGACAATATGTTCCTGCTATAAAGAAGAGACTAGTTAAACCCTTTATACAAGGGAAGCACATGATAAGAGATAGTGTACAGCTTCAACAACCTAAAATGATAGAGGATATAAAGAAAAGAATAGAGGAGGAGGTTTAG
- a CDS encoding major capsid protein, producing MPRIEEVFNTEELINYFKERQVTPMLGESLFPERKIQDIEFDMILGTGGLPVSAEVHAYDTKTQLASREAIEKGVASLALIKRQIKISEKEIIKIQNPRTNAELAFVLSQIYNDAEKMTDSVKVRVEAMRMELLSSGKIAINENGIKVTIDYKVPSNNQKSFTWKTPTTDTPLDDLAILADAIETTSGYRPTRALTSRKIVKTICSCDSVRKAIYGVNSDKIVTLAALNELLAQLELPAFVVYEGKYKKEGAKGFTTNRYFPENKIAMFGDDALGETIYGLTAEEVKLIGDGNMDEASMLDNKIFVGTYTSIDPVGEFTKAVATALPTLPHGEELGIGTVTLS from the coding sequence ATGCCAAGAATAGAAGAAGTTTTTAATACAGAGGAATTAATAAATTATTTTAAGGAAAGACAAGTTACTCCAATGCTTGGAGAAAGTTTATTTCCAGAAAGAAAAATTCAAGATATTGAATTTGATATGATTTTAGGAACTGGAGGACTTCCAGTAAGTGCAGAAGTACATGCTTATGATACTAAAACTCAATTAGCATCTAGAGAAGCTATAGAAAAAGGTGTTGCAAGTTTAGCGCTTATTAAAAGACAAATAAAGATTTCAGAAAAGGAAATTATAAAGATACAAAATCCAAGAACTAATGCTGAATTAGCTTTTGTTTTATCTCAAATTTATAATGATGCTGAAAAAATGACTGATTCAGTAAAGGTTAGAGTTGAAGCGATGAGAATGGAATTACTTTCTAGTGGGAAGATTGCTATTAATGAAAATGGAATAAAGGTAACAATTGATTATAAAGTTCCATCTAACAATCAAAAATCATTCACTTGGAAGACACCAACTACCGATACACCTTTAGATGATTTAGCAATTTTAGCTGATGCTATTGAAACTACTTCAGGATATAGACCAACAAGAGCTTTAACTTCAAGAAAAATTGTAAAGACTATTTGTTCATGTGATTCTGTAAGAAAAGCAATATATGGAGTTAATTCAGATAAAATTGTAACTTTAGCAGCATTAAATGAATTATTAGCACAATTAGAATTACCAGCCTTTGTAGTTTATGAAGGTAAATATAAGAAGGAAGGGGCTAAAGGATTTACAACTAATAGGTACTTCCCAGAAAATAAAATTGCTATGTTTGGTGATGATGCTTTAGGTGAAACAATTTATGGTTTAACAGCTGAAGAAGTAAAACTTATTGGAGATGGTAATATGGATGAAGCTTCAATGTTAGATAATAAAATTTTTGTTGGAACTTATACTTCTATTGATCCAGTAGGTGAATTTACTAAGGCGGTTGCTACAGCATTGCCAACATTACCACATGGTGAAGAATTAGGAATAGGAACTGTTACACTAAGTTAA
- a CDS encoding helix-turn-helix domain-containing protein: MSFISDIENKRRKPSMDTLKLLANAFSIPASELLGEENTFNNNLDSFPTDDAFNNLDDDIKDIILKINKLSKENKQKALKMLDIFSEEK; encoded by the coding sequence ATATCCTTTATATCTGATATTGAAAACAAAAGAAGAAAACCAAGTATGGATACATTAAAGCTATTGGCAAATGCTTTTAGCATTCCTGCAAGTGAGTTATTAGGCGAAGAGAATACATTTAATAACAATTTAGATTCATTCCCTACTGATGATGCATTTAATAATTTAGACGATGATATAAAAGATATAATATTGAAAATTAATAAGCTTTCTAAAGAGAATAAACAAAAAGCTTTGAAAATGCTTGATATATTTTCCGAAGAAAAATAA